The genomic region ATGTAATCGGAGTATCAGCAGGAGTAGTAGGTACGATCCTGCTGGTATCTAGAGTGTTTGACGGTGTCTCAGATCTTTTGATTGCCCAATTGATGGATAAGATTAATTCCAGACATGGAAAAGCAAGAGCGTGGATTCTGTGGATGGCCGCGCCGTATGCGGTTTCAGCTACGGCACTATTTGCAGTCCCATCGCATGCGGGCAAAATGGTACAGGCAATCTATATCTTTGTTACTTATAATTTGTGTACGACAGTTGTCTACACGGCATTAAATCTTCCATATTCGGCAATGGCGCCGTTGATGACAAATGATGAAGAGGATCTGGCTAAATTAAATATTTTCAGAATGTCTATGTCGCCTGTCAGCAACATGATTGTAACCGCCTTATCACTGCCACTGATTAACTTTCTTGGTGGAGATCAGAGGGCATGGATTATAGTAACGGCGGTATATGGAATTATTGCGTTTGGAATGCTAATGTGGACCTTTTTAGGAACAAAGGAACGTTTTCACACGAAAGCGGCAGCAGAAGCGGAAAATCTTCCGTTCCTGGTTCGCCTGAAAGCAGCTTTACAGAATAAATATTTTATTATTATGTTCTTGATGGTAATGGCACTTGCTTTATATCAGAATGTCAATGGAACAGTATCTACTTATTATGCGCAGTATGTGCTTGGAAATGCGGAAATTATGGGAGTCATGCAGACGTGTGAGAAAATTCCGTGGATTCTTGGGATTATCTGTATGGCACCATTGATTAAGAAATTCGGAAAGCGTAATCTGGTCCTGGGAGGAGCTATCATATGTATTGCTGCTCAAGTTATTTTGATGATTAATCCGGAAAATATAAAATTAGTTTTAGTGGCTTCCATTCTGCGGGGACTCGGAGAAGCTCCGATTAACGGACTTACGTTCACCATGTTGGCGGATGTGATTAATTATGGCCATTGGAAAACAGGAATCCGTGTGCATGCGTTGATATTTTCAACCTTTACAGTCGGGCAAAAATTTGGTGGCGGTGTGGCCGGATGGGCAATCGGTCAACTGATGCAGCTATCCGGATTTACCGGAAGTGTTACAGAGACAGTGGAAGCTGTCGCAATGATTAAAAATTTGTATATTTACGGAGTGATATTGGCATGGGGATTAATTGCAATTTGTATGTTGGCATATCATCTGGACAAGGAATATGATCAGGTGCTGGCAGAATTGAAATGAAAAACCAGTTGGAATGGGGATTCGTCGAGAAAGCTGATCAGATGTAAAAAATCGTTAATATTTTAATTACTTTTGGACGTGTTGCATTTTATATCGTCCTATGTTACATTGACAACAGAGTACAAAAAGAATCAGAAAGAGCCAAAAAACAGTGCCCCTCTAACAACAGAGACCGGAACAGGATAACCGGCAGACAAGTATGTCTTATAGGAGGTAATTGTAACATGGCAATTTCAATCGGCATTAACGGATTTGGACGCATTGGACGTGTAGCACTCCGTATCGCCATTAATCAACCAGACACTTTTAAAGTATGCGGAATCAATGTACGGAATGCAGACCTGGGTTATATGAAGTATATGATCCGGTATGATTCTACATTTGGACGTTTTCAGGGAGAACTGGATACATATGAGAATGGACTGATCATTGAAGGACAGAAGATTCCTGTATTTTCAGAATCAGATGCGGCATTGATTCCATGGGGAGCATGTGGTGCAGAGTATATTATTGATGCAACAGGTGCATACTGTACAACGGAAAAGGCAAAAGCCCATTTAGAAGGCGGTGCGAAGAAAGTTATTATCTCAGCACCGGCAAAAGACGGGGATACACCGACATTTATCATGGGAATTAATCATGACAAATATACATCGGATATGCCGGTTGTATCGAATGCATCATGTACTACGAATTGTCTTGCACCAATCTGTAAAGTTCTGGAAGATAATTATGGAATCGAATATGGGTTGATGTCAACGATTCATGCTGCAACTGCAAAACAAAAGGTTGTGGACAGCCGTTCCCAGAAAGACTGGAGAACCGGACGTTCGGCATTTGGTAACCTGATTCCATCTACAACGGGAGCCGCAAAAGCAATCTCGCTTGTCATTCCGGCTTTAAAGGATAAGATGAGTGGTATTTCTTACAGGGTTCCAACTTCAGATGTATCAATTGTTGATCTGAATGTAGCGTTAAAGAAGCCGGCATCATATGATGAGATCTGCAAAAAGGTCCGGGAGGCCTCTGAGACATATTTGTCCGGTATCCTGGATTATGTAGAGGATGAAGTGGTATCTTCAGATTTTATCGGAGATTCACATGCATCGATCTTTGATGCAAGGCAGGGGATTCAAGTGAATTCTCACTTTTTCAAGGTCATCTGCTTCTATGACAATGAATGGGGATATACAAGTCAGATATTCCGGCTGATTGAGCATATGGACAGGATAGATCACAATCGCTAATAATTAAGATGACGACAGGGGCATATAAGATCTGATTCTGATGTAATACGTTTGATTTTATATCATACACTTCTGTAAGGGACATATGGATTCGTTATTACGATTATGAACCGGACGAGATGCGGACAGAAAAGCAGGTAAAGCTTTTGCTGTCCGCAAAAGATAAGAAAAAATCTGAAAAATAAAAATTTTTCAGAAAATTCAAAAAAACACTTGCCAAACAACCGAGTTTATGATATATTAAATCTCGGTCGTGTGAAAAACACAATGACAAATAAATATACGGCTCCATGGTCAAGCGGTTAAGACATCGCCCTTTCACGGCGGTAACACGGGTTCGATTCCCGTTGGAGTCATATGGCGCCATAGCCAAGTGGTAAGGCAAAGGTCTGCAACACCTCTATCACCAGTTCAAATCTGGTTGGCGCCTCTTATAAAAAACACCCGGAATATTTATTTCCGGGTGTTTTTATTAAAGAATACAAGAAAAGCTGCCGGTGGCAGCCTCTCGTATATTATTTCATTATAATTGAATCTTCTTTAACATATGATCGACGAATACTTTTGCATGCTCCACATCCAGATCATCCGGATGAGTAAGTGCAAGATCGAAATTCTGGATAAAACGGTCGATCTGGTCGTTATTCTCGTCAGTTCTCATGGATTCATACTTCATACGTACCTTCTGCGGCATCTTTCCCTGACAGATAAAATATCCAAGATAATCGTTGTCTGCTTCGATCCAGGCACTGACGCGTCCGGCAATATCCTTATAATATTCCGGGGAATCCCCCATTCCGCAAGTTCCGAATAAAGCGATCTGTTTGCCGCTTAAGTCACTTAAGAAGTCACTGACCTCCATACTGCAGCTTCCGCGGTGCACGCAGAATCCGATGAAGTAGACATTGGCTTCCGGAATTGTCTTATCTGTATCGATATCGATCAGATCTTTGGAATTGCCGGGAAGGCGCGAGAAGATAGATGCAGCAATTTTCTTTGTATTACCGGATTCACTCTGATATAAAACAAGATAATCTAACATAAGAATTCCTCCTTTTTGCGTTTGCTGATGGTCACAATTTATTGTACATCTGGATTACATTGAAATTTCATGAGTTACATATAATGGCCGCCGCTGTAACCGCCCGGGGCACCGCAGCACATTCCGCCGCTGCAGCATAAGTTGCAGACGATGTTAGCAATACACAATTTTACACACCAGTCGCTTCCGCCGCCGAAGGTGGTGGTATACGGATTCTGGCGTTGGCGGTACCAGCTTCCGCCGCTTTCAAACTGGTTAACTAACATCTGGTATTGATAGTTGGCTGGTTCCATGCGGAGCGCTTCTTTGGCATGCTGAATGGCCGTTGCATTGTTGCCGAGACCGGAATTGGCAATCGCACTGTAGTAATACCACTGGGCAGTATGCTCGTTGATTCCGTTTAATACGTTCATTGCTTCCTGATACCGGCCGTTGTTGATGAAGTTGGCAGCAGCTCTTAAGTGAAGATCCTGCTCACTTTCCTGACCTGCATTACCTGCATTACCGGCCTGTCGGTATTCTCCGTAGAAGCCGCGGAACGGACCATATCCGTTCTGGCTATATGGACCGTAATTCCCGGAAGAGCCGTATTCCCGCTCTTTCATGATCTGCTGATAGGCCTGCTGGACTTCTTTGAATTTCGCCTCTGCCTGATCCTTGTTCGGATTATTGATATTGGCATCCGGATGATATTTTCGGCTGAGGTTACGATATGCTTTTTTTATCTCGTCATCAGAAGCATCACGGGATACTCCTAAGACACTATATGGATCTGTCATTGTTCTTGATCTCCTGTTGTTGAATTATCTGTGTCAGGATGTGGATTATCATTCGTGGTTCTACCGGCAGTGGAATTGCCGTCAGCAGTATCTGCAGCGTTGTGTGTATTCTTGCCGGCGAGTCTTTCGGATGTTACGGCAGTGTATCTGTTCCATACTCCGGAATAGAGAACGTTCCGCAAGATCTCTGCATGCAGCAGTATCGGAAGCTGTTCGAATTCCCTGGAGCATTCCGACATCATAAGCGTCAGAAGGCTGCGGCAGTCATCTGCAAATGCAGGATCGTCCAGGTATGCCTTCTTGAATGGATTATAGCTGCCGGATTTGATGTC from Dorea longicatena harbors:
- a CDS encoding MFS transporter, with amino-acid sequence MKTSISEKIAYGMGDVACNVVYALTSGLIVYFYTNVIGVSAGVVGTILLVSRVFDGVSDLLIAQLMDKINSRHGKARAWILWMAAPYAVSATALFAVPSHAGKMVQAIYIFVTYNLCTTVVYTALNLPYSAMAPLMTNDEEDLAKLNIFRMSMSPVSNMIVTALSLPLINFLGGDQRAWIIVTAVYGIIAFGMLMWTFLGTKERFHTKAAAEAENLPFLVRLKAALQNKYFIIMFLMVMALALYQNVNGTVSTYYAQYVLGNAEIMGVMQTCEKIPWILGIICMAPLIKKFGKRNLVLGGAIICIAAQVILMINPENIKLVLVASILRGLGEAPINGLTFTMLADVINYGHWKTGIRVHALIFSTFTVGQKFGGGVAGWAIGQLMQLSGFTGSVTETVEAVAMIKNLYIYGVILAWGLIAICMLAYHLDKEYDQVLAELK
- the gap gene encoding type I glyceraldehyde-3-phosphate dehydrogenase, yielding MAISIGINGFGRIGRVALRIAINQPDTFKVCGINVRNADLGYMKYMIRYDSTFGRFQGELDTYENGLIIEGQKIPVFSESDAALIPWGACGAEYIIDATGAYCTTEKAKAHLEGGAKKVIISAPAKDGDTPTFIMGINHDKYTSDMPVVSNASCTTNCLAPICKVLEDNYGIEYGLMSTIHAATAKQKVVDSRSQKDWRTGRSAFGNLIPSTTGAAKAISLVIPALKDKMSGISYRVPTSDVSIVDLNVALKKPASYDEICKKVREASETYLSGILDYVEDEVVSSDFIGDSHASIFDARQGIQVNSHFFKVICFYDNEWGYTSQIFRLIEHMDRIDHNR
- a CDS encoding DnaJ domain-containing protein; protein product: MTDPYSVLGVSRDASDDEIKKAYRNLSRKYHPDANINNPNKDQAEAKFKEVQQAYQQIMKEREYGSSGNYGPYSQNGYGPFRGFYGEYRQAGNAGNAGQESEQDLHLRAAANFINNGRYQEAMNVLNGINEHTAQWYYYSAIANSGLGNNATAIQHAKEALRMEPANYQYQMLVNQFESGGSWYRQRQNPYTTTFGGGSDWCVKLCIANIVCNLCCSGGMCCGAPGGYSGGHYM
- the bilS gene encoding flavodoxin family protein BilS, translating into MLDYLVLYQSESGNTKKIAASIFSRLPGNSKDLIDIDTDKTIPEANVYFIGFCVHRGSCSMEVSDFLSDLSGKQIALFGTCGMGDSPEYYKDIAGRVSAWIEADNDYLGYFICQGKMPQKVRMKYESMRTDENNDQIDRFIQNFDLALTHPDDLDVEHAKVFVDHMLKKIQL